One genomic region from Neoarius graeffei isolate fNeoGra1 chromosome 4, fNeoGra1.pri, whole genome shotgun sequence encodes:
- the tmem69 gene encoding transmembrane protein 69, translating to MSLSLIGRRLCASFWEQCGKWSRLQPVSKRFVFSSHQIHCSPFFTKAWRCPLAPRYAAGSLIRAESLHSSSQRLKKRQPEEPPPRELDLLRYDLKVLKNAPKPALYLGFSGLVPFVSAPLFMAITETYVPELAYAQVVYGASIVSFLGGARWGFALPEGSPAKPDWLNLANSVVPAVISWVALLLSHNIIQSGMLVIMGLGISLHYDLALLPTYPSWFKALRTILTVVAFFSLLSTIVLKGFFPEKRYLTQE from the coding sequence gaacaGTGTGGGAAATGGAGCAGACTTCAGCCCGTATCCAAAAGGTTTGTGTTCTCCAGCCACCAGATCCACTGCTCTCCATTTTTCACGAAAGCTTGGCGTTGCCCTCTGGCTCCCAGATACGCCGCAGGTTCTCTTATCCGAGCCGAATCGCTCCACTCTTCATCACAGAGACTGAAGAAACGGCAGCCGGAGGAACCTCCTCCACGAGAACTCGACTTGCTTCGTTATGATCTGAAGGTTCTGAAGAACGCCCCCAAACCGGCGCTGTATCTGGGATTTTCCGGTCTTGTACCATTTGTATCGGCTCCATTATTCATGGCTATCACAGAGACGTACGTTCCTGAATTAGCTTACGCTCAAGTTGTGTACGGAGCCTCGATCGTTTCCTTTCTCGGCGGCGCTCGTTGGGGCTTCGCCTTACCCGAGGGCAGCCCAGCAAAACCCGACTGGCTGAATCTCGCCAACAGTGTCGTTCCCGCTGTGATATCATGGGTAGCTCTACTGCTTAGCCACAACATTATCCAGTCTGGCATGCTGGTGATCATGGGGCTGGGAATATCGCTGCATTACGACCTGGCCTTGTTACCTACGTATCCCAGCTGGTTCAAGGCACTGAGGACAATCCTCACTGTAGTAGCTTTCTTCTCTTTACTCAGCACTATAGTTCTTAAAGGATTCTTTCCCGAGAAGAGATATCTCACCCAGGAATGA